A genomic stretch from Flavobacterium humidisoli includes:
- a CDS encoding ferritin, with translation MLAKNIESALNKQIRIEAESSQTYLSMACWAEVQGLEGIAQFMYTQSDEERAHMLKLVKYVNERGGHAQVTDLKAPKTTYTTFKEMFEELYNHELFVSKSINELVHITFEERDYATHNFLQWYVSEQIEEEATAKSILDKINLIGDDKGGLYLFDRDIQQLTVTSSIAINPK, from the coding sequence ATGTTAGCAAAAAATATTGAATCGGCTTTAAACAAGCAAATCCGCATAGAAGCAGAATCTTCGCAAACTTATCTTTCTATGGCTTGTTGGGCTGAAGTACAAGGATTAGAGGGAATCGCTCAATTTATGTACACACAGTCAGATGAAGAGCGTGCGCATATGCTTAAACTAGTTAAGTATGTAAACGAACGCGGAGGACACGCTCAGGTAACAGATCTTAAAGCACCAAAAACAACTTATACTACTTTCAAAGAGATGTTTGAGGAGCTTTACAATCACGAACTTTTTGTTTCGAAATCTATCAACGAATTAGTGCACATTACTTTTGAAGAAAGAGATTATGCTACTCACAATTTCTTGCAATGGTACGTTTCTGAACAAATTGAAGAAGAAGCTACAGCTAAATCGATCTTAGATAAAATCAATTTAATTGGTGATGATAAAGGTGGACTTTATTTGTTTGATCGTGATATTCAGCAATTAACAGTTACAAGTTCAATCGCTATCAATCCTAAATAA
- a CDS encoding DUF2461 domain-containing protein, with protein sequence MENTITIPKSSLDFLAELKMNNNKPWFEEHKPQYLIELNHIENFAGALLKELSKTDVLENASGKKSVYRIYRDIRFSKDKTPFKTFWGGSYTRATAARRGGYYFHLEKGNTFFAGGFWGPNAADLKRIRTEFAQDPETFQEILNSKSFVSNFGTLQGEQLKTKPKGFDVDHPAIDLLRFKQFLVIKRFTDDDVLSPQFLELALDAFKNMRPFFDYMSEVLTTDANGVSIL encoded by the coding sequence ATGGAAAACACTATTACAATTCCCAAATCTAGTCTTGACTTTTTGGCTGAGCTGAAAATGAACAACAATAAACCGTGGTTTGAAGAACATAAACCGCAATATTTGATAGAGCTCAATCATATTGAAAATTTTGCAGGCGCTTTACTGAAGGAACTTTCCAAAACTGATGTTCTAGAAAATGCCTCGGGCAAGAAGAGTGTTTACAGAATTTATCGAGACATTCGTTTTTCTAAAGACAAAACTCCTTTTAAGACATTTTGGGGCGGAAGTTACACAAGGGCAACTGCGGCAAGACGTGGCGGTTATTATTTTCATCTGGAAAAAGGAAACACCTTTTTTGCTGGTGGCTTTTGGGGACCAAATGCCGCAGATTTAAAACGAATAAGAACCGAATTTGCCCAAGATCCGGAAACCTTTCAGGAAATACTAAATTCAAAATCATTTGTCAGCAACTTTGGAACTTTGCAAGGAGAACAGCTCAAAACAAAACCAAAAGGTTTTGATGTTGATCATCCTGCAATTGATTTGCTTCGTTTTAAACAATTTTTGGTTATAAAACGCTTTACTGATGATGACGTATTAAGTCCGCAATTTTTAGAACTGGCTCTAGATGCTTTCAAAAATATGAGACCTTTTTTCGATTATATGAGTGAAGTCCTTACAACTGATGCAAATGGCGTTTCGATACTTTAA
- a CDS encoding single-stranded DNA-binding protein has protein sequence MSAIRNKVQLIGNVGNDPEIKTLESGRKLAHLTIATNEIYRNDKGEKVEQTEWHRITAWGKTAELIEKYVVKGKEIAVEGKLTHRSYDDKNGEKRYITEVVVNEILLLSK, from the coding sequence ATGAGTGCAATTAGAAACAAAGTACAATTAATCGGGAATGTTGGTAATGATCCAGAAATTAAAACATTAGAAAGCGGTAGAAAACTAGCACACCTTACGATCGCAACCAATGAGATTTATAGAAATGATAAAGGTGAAAAAGTTGAACAAACAGAATGGCATCGCATAACCGCTTGGGGAAAAACAGCCGAACTTATAGAAAAGTATGTTGTAAAAGGAAAAGAAATCGCTGTTGAAGGAAAATTAACGCACAGAAGTTACGATGATAAAAACGGAGAGAAACGTTATATAACAGAAGTGGTAGTAAATGAAATTTTACTGTTGAGTAAATAA
- a CDS encoding bifunctional GNAT family N-acetyltransferase/carbon-nitrogen hydrolase family protein, producing the protein MQAKIKKVELRNLEIEDYKQLKKSMIESYPEMADSYWRSEDIERLLSIFPEGQLVILVDGKVVGSALSLIVDEKLVEKRHNYQQISGDYTFSTHNPNAEILYGIDVFIHPNYRGLRLGRRLYDARKELCEQLNLKAIVFAGRIPNYREHAKKMSPKAYIEKVRTKELYDPVLSFQLSNDFHVLRVIKNYLEGDEESKEFAVLLEWNNIYYDDSPKLINLKKNIIRLGLIQWQMRPLNNVEALFEQAEFFIDVVSGYGSDFALFPELFIAPLMADYNHLSEAEAIRELARHSDPIRKRFQEFAISYNINIITGSMPYLEGGNLYNVGFLCKRDGTSEMYTKIHITPNEVIHWGMKGGSQFKTFDTDCGKIGILICYDVEFPELSRLLADEGMNILFVPFLTDTQNGYTRVKHCSQARAIENECYVAIAGCVGNLPKVNNMDIQYAQSSVFTPSDFAFPSNGIKAEATPNTEMTLIVDVDLNLLKELHEHGSVKTLKDRRSDLYEIKKLNS; encoded by the coding sequence ATGCAGGCAAAAATTAAAAAAGTAGAGTTACGAAATCTTGAAATAGAAGACTATAAACAATTAAAGAAATCGATGATCGAATCGTATCCAGAAATGGCCGATTCTTATTGGAGATCTGAGGATATAGAAAGACTTCTTTCAATTTTTCCAGAAGGACAGCTGGTGATTTTGGTTGACGGAAAAGTTGTTGGCTCTGCCCTATCTCTTATTGTTGACGAAAAATTAGTAGAAAAAAGACATAATTATCAGCAGATTAGTGGCGATTATACTTTCTCGACCCACAATCCGAATGCTGAAATTTTATATGGAATAGATGTTTTCATCCATCCAAATTATAGAGGCTTGCGTTTAGGACGTCGTTTGTACGATGCAAGAAAAGAACTTTGCGAACAATTGAACCTTAAGGCGATTGTCTTTGCAGGAAGAATTCCGAACTATAGAGAACATGCCAAAAAGATGTCTCCCAAAGCTTATATTGAAAAAGTGCGTACTAAAGAATTATACGATCCGGTTCTTTCTTTTCAATTAAGTAACGATTTTCACGTTTTGAGAGTCATCAAAAATTATTTGGAAGGAGATGAAGAATCAAAAGAATTTGCGGTTCTATTGGAATGGAATAATATTTATTACGACGATAGTCCGAAACTGATTAATTTAAAGAAAAACATTATTCGTTTAGGATTAATTCAGTGGCAGATGCGTCCACTTAATAATGTTGAAGCGCTTTTTGAACAGGCAGAATTTTTTATTGACGTCGTTTCGGGTTATGGTTCTGATTTTGCTTTATTTCCAGAATTGTTTATTGCGCCTTTAATGGCCGATTACAATCATTTGTCTGAAGCCGAAGCTATCCGTGAACTGGCTCGTCACTCTGATCCAATCAGAAAGCGTTTTCAGGAATTTGCCATTTCGTACAATATCAATATTATTACTGGAAGTATGCCTTACTTAGAAGGCGGAAATCTTTATAATGTTGGTTTCTTATGCAAAAGAGATGGAACTTCAGAAATGTATACCAAAATTCATATCACACCAAACGAAGTTATACATTGGGGAATGAAAGGCGGATCTCAATTTAAAACCTTTGATACCGATTGCGGTAAAATTGGAATTTTAATCTGTTATGATGTTGAGTTTCCAGAACTTTCTAGACTTTTGGCAGATGAGGGAATGAATATTTTGTTTGTCCCATTTTTAACAGATACTCAAAACGGATATACTCGCGTAAAACATTGCTCGCAGGCACGCGCCATCGAAAATGAGTGTTATGTAGCCATAGCAGGTTGCGTTGGAAATCTTCCGAAAGTGAATAATATGGATATTCAATATGCGCAGTCTTCTGTATTCACACCATCTGATTTTGCTTTTCCGAGTAACGGAATCAAAGCAGAAGCTACTCCAAACACAGAAATGACATTAATTGTAGATGTTGATTTAAACTTACTGAAAGAACTTCATGAACATGGAAGCGTAAAAACATTAAAAGACAGAAGATCCGATCTTTATGAAATTAAAAAATTGAATTCATGA
- a CDS encoding M28 family peptidase: MRKNPTSILAIVCVLALLGIIYATMMPQGISKDDEALAEFSTERALNQVEIIAQKPHYVGSTNHELVANYLKLELNRIGLETSIQEGFTLNDKGLLVKSKNILARIKGTNNTKALLLLSHYDSAPHSFSKGASDDASGVATILEGVRAFLYSKHPQKNDIIILFSDAEELGLNGAALFVNKHPWAKDVGLVLNFEARGTSGPSYMLMETNKGNEALIKEFTKAKPSHPVSNSLMYSIYKMLPNDTDLTVFREQGNIQGFNFAFIDGHFNYHTQQDDVQHLNKNTLAHQGTYIMPLLKYFSNIDLNQTESTEDDVYFNAPFTFISYPFTWVMPMTLIAFGLLVIFIFVGKVKRIITFTEIFKGFVPLLGSIIIAGLVTFLGWKLVLEIYPQYSDLLNGFTYNGHAYIGAFVMLSIAICFAFYHHFSEAKTTMNHFVAPLLIWIIINAFLANSLTGAGFLIIPVYFGILLFGIFVFTQHYSLGMNLIFSIPALAIVAPFIVMFPVGLGLKILYGSAILTVLLFGLLLPIFGAFAKKGAWIVVFFLSSIAFFISAGYNSGYEHGKAKSNSLLYVYNADNNSAVWTTYDTNLDEWTKSYLGENNQKAVGLNTLPLASKYNTTFTYSAIAPVVEVPKPTIQFLRDSVIGNNRYLKIKITPNRKVNRYDIYANPKMTFFNFKANGVATSGEKGNRLQREDSKILCYYVVGNEPLEMEFYINKSSIFDMDLIESSFDLMSNPLLNVKPRNDWMMPTPFVLNDAILIQQKIKRYVPPVKPIEPVVPIDSLAVSKDTLKPAVVKPE; the protein is encoded by the coding sequence ATGAGAAAAAACCCCACCTCAATTCTAGCCATAGTCTGCGTTTTAGCCTTACTTGGCATTATATACGCCACGATGATGCCGCAAGGAATCTCTAAAGATGATGAAGCTCTTGCTGAATTCTCGACTGAAAGAGCCTTAAATCAGGTCGAGATTATTGCACAGAAACCGCACTATGTAGGGTCAACCAATCACGAACTTGTTGCCAACTATTTAAAGCTCGAATTAAACCGAATTGGTCTAGAAACGAGTATCCAAGAAGGTTTTACTCTAAATGATAAAGGTCTTTTGGTAAAGTCAAAAAATATTTTGGCTCGAATTAAAGGAACTAACAATACAAAAGCGCTTTTACTTCTTTCTCATTATGATAGTGCACCGCACTCGTTCTCAAAAGGCGCAAGCGACGATGCTTCTGGAGTCGCTACCATTTTAGAAGGTGTTCGTGCCTTTTTGTACTCAAAACATCCTCAAAAAAACGATATTATCATATTATTCTCTGATGCAGAAGAATTGGGATTAAACGGCGCTGCTTTATTCGTAAACAAACATCCTTGGGCAAAAGACGTTGGTTTGGTTTTAAACTTTGAAGCAAGAGGAACTTCTGGACCAAGCTACATGCTGATGGAAACCAATAAAGGAAACGAAGCTCTGATTAAGGAATTTACTAAAGCAAAACCTTCCCATCCCGTTTCAAATTCGTTGATGTACAGTATTTACAAAATGCTTCCTAACGATACTGATTTAACTGTTTTTAGAGAACAAGGAAATATTCAAGGTTTTAATTTTGCATTTATCGATGGGCATTTTAACTATCATACGCAACAAGATGATGTTCAGCATCTAAACAAAAACACATTAGCACATCAAGGCACTTACATTATGCCTTTGCTGAAATACTTCTCTAATATTGATTTAAACCAAACCGAGTCTACCGAAGACGATGTTTATTTCAACGCTCCTTTTACTTTCATCAGTTATCCGTTTACTTGGGTAATGCCAATGACACTTATTGCTTTTGGCTTATTGGTTATTTTTATTTTCGTTGGAAAAGTAAAACGAATCATTACTTTCACAGAAATTTTCAAAGGTTTTGTTCCACTTCTTGGATCCATTATAATTGCAGGATTGGTAACGTTTTTAGGATGGAAGCTTGTTCTTGAAATCTACCCGCAGTATTCTGATCTTTTAAACGGATTTACTTATAACGGACATGCTTACATTGGCGCTTTTGTTATGTTAAGCATTGCAATCTGTTTTGCTTTTTACCATCATTTTTCTGAGGCAAAAACAACTATGAACCATTTTGTAGCGCCCTTACTGATTTGGATCATCATCAATGCCTTTTTAGCGAATAGCTTAACAGGTGCCGGTTTCTTAATTATTCCAGTTTATTTCGGAATATTATTATTCGGAATCTTTGTCTTTACACAACATTACAGTTTAGGAATGAATTTAATATTTTCTATTCCTGCCCTAGCCATTGTTGCGCCTTTCATTGTAATGTTCCCAGTTGGTTTAGGTCTTAAAATATTATATGGAAGTGCCATTCTAACCGTTCTCTTGTTCGGATTGTTACTTCCGATATTTGGAGCATTTGCAAAAAAAGGAGCTTGGATCGTTGTTTTCTTCCTTTCTTCTATCGCATTTTTCATTTCTGCGGGATACAATTCTGGTTACGAACATGGCAAAGCAAAATCGAATAGTTTATTATATGTTTACAATGCCGACAACAATTCGGCTGTTTGGACAACATATGATACTAATTTGGACGAATGGACTAAATCTTATTTAGGCGAAAACAATCAAAAAGCAGTTGGATTAAATACGCTTCCACTGGCAAGCAAATACAATACAACGTTTACTTATAGCGCTATTGCTCCAGTTGTTGAAGTTCCGAAACCAACCATTCAGTTTTTAAGAGACAGTGTAATTGGAAATAATAGATATCTAAAAATCAAAATTACTCCAAACAGAAAAGTAAACCGTTACGACATTTATGCTAATCCGAAAATGACGTTCTTTAACTTTAAAGCAAACGGAGTGGCAACTTCTGGCGAAAAAGGAAATCGTCTGCAAAGAGAAGACAGCAAAATTTTATGCTATTATGTTGTAGGGAATGAACCCCTTGAAATGGAATTCTACATCAATAAATCATCCATTTTTGATATGGATTTAATCGAAAGTTCATTCGATTTAATGAGCAATCCGCTATTGAATGTTAAACCAAGAAATGATTGGATGATGCCAACGCCATTTGTTTTAAATGACGCCATTTTAATACAGCAGAAAATCAAAAGATATGTGCCGCCAGTAAAACCTATTGAGCCTGTTGTGCCAATAGATAGTTTGGCGGTAAGTAAAGATACTTTGAAACCGGCAGTTGTTAAACCAGAATAA
- a CDS encoding tetratricopeptide repeat protein produces the protein MKKNFSLFLIFSGFLALHAQTVEEKIATKACECLEKSSKITEDVYRDCLTKPMSELILTDKDPKVRESINTVEGIQSMILKVQGVISKKCPNLVPELMENKDDVFYGKSKNQNAQNSYVIAKDFMRQSNYKMAIESFQLALKEDPNFVLALDDMAVSYRQLNDYDNAIKYYKKSLEIYQEGNFALMNIGVAYTFKSDYKTAISYYEKLIQYHPDNAEGYFGAGKNYFILKDDEKALDNLFLAHIIYTNENSEYAKDSEQLIGALYQKMKSENKEDLFKKIAEKNNIKLE, from the coding sequence ATGAAAAAAAACTTCTCGTTATTTTTAATTTTTAGTGGCTTTTTAGCACTACACGCACAAACCGTTGAAGAAAAAATTGCCACAAAAGCATGCGAGTGTTTAGAAAAAAGTTCAAAAATTACTGAAGATGTTTATAGAGATTGTCTAACTAAACCAATGAGCGAACTGATCTTGACAGATAAAGATCCTAAAGTTAGAGAATCAATAAATACAGTGGAAGGCATTCAGAGTATGATTCTGAAAGTTCAAGGTGTTATTTCAAAAAAATGTCCAAATCTGGTTCCAGAATTAATGGAAAACAAAGACGATGTTTTTTATGGCAAATCAAAAAACCAAAACGCGCAGAATTCTTATGTAATTGCTAAAGATTTTATGCGCCAGAGCAACTATAAAATGGCTATTGAAAGTTTTCAGCTGGCTTTAAAAGAAGATCCAAATTTTGTTCTTGCTCTTGATGATATGGCGGTTTCTTACAGACAATTAAACGATTATGATAATGCCATTAAATATTACAAAAAATCGCTCGAAATTTATCAAGAAGGAAATTTTGCCTTGATGAATATTGGTGTTGCCTATACTTTTAAATCTGATTATAAAACCGCGATAAGTTATTATGAAAAACTAATTCAATATCATCCAGACAATGCTGAAGGCTACTTTGGAGCTGGAAAAAACTATTTCATACTAAAAGATGATGAAAAAGCATTGGATAATCTTTTTTTGGCCCATATAATTTATACCAATGAAAATTCAGAATATGCAAAAGATTCTGAACAGCTTATTGGTGCTCTTTATCAGAAAATGAAATCGGAAAACAAAGAGGATTTATTCAAAAAAATTGCGGAGAAAAACAATATTAAATTAGAATAA
- a CDS encoding rhodanese-like domain-containing protein encodes MEEQIKHYENKLAFEMDPSDLFEALNNGEKIIVIDARRAFGYDEEHIPTAVNIPHREMNLETTKHLDRDVLYVTYCTGIGCNASTKGALNMTKLGFKVKELIGGLEWWKIDGYATEGIKGEKQGLKIECAC; translated from the coding sequence ATGGAAGAACAAATTAAACATTATGAAAACAAATTAGCTTTTGAAATGGATCCTTCAGATTTATTTGAAGCTTTAAACAATGGAGAAAAAATTATAGTAATTGATGCCAGAAGAGCTTTTGGATACGATGAAGAACATATTCCGACTGCAGTTAATATTCCGCACCGCGAAATGAATTTAGAAACCACTAAGCATTTGGATAGAGATGTTTTGTATGTGACGTATTGCACTGGAATTGGCTGTAACGCATCTACAAAAGGAGCTCTGAATATGACGAAATTAGGTTTTAAAGTAAAAGAACTAATTGGCGGTTTGGAATGGTGGAAGATTGACGGATATGCAACCGAAGGCATAAAAGGCGAAAAGCAGGGATTGAAAATAGAATGCGCTTGTTAA
- a CDS encoding LysR family transcriptional regulator, which yields MEIRHLKLIKAIVEEGSITKAIDKLHLTQSALSHQLKEAEYQLGTAIFLRTNKKLVLTKAGEKIYELANEILNKLAEAETQIKQMVFGEQGEIRISTECFSSYHWLPSVLKQFHLLYPNVELKIVAEATHIPLQKLLENTIDIAIVSDQIKDSNIKYQELFQDEVVMVVSENHAWAGKKYVVAEDFISEHFIIHSLPLETVTIHQFLLAPAKVNPKKITPMPLTEASLEMVKADMGVMSMAKWAFTPYLKTTSLKAVKVGKNGLKRKHFIATRANESYPDYFYHFISFLQNEINLQWNIQ from the coding sequence ATGGAAATACGCCACTTAAAATTGATAAAAGCAATTGTCGAAGAAGGAAGCATCACAAAAGCGATCGACAAACTTCATTTGACACAATCGGCTTTGAGTCATCAGCTTAAAGAAGCTGAATATCAATTGGGAACAGCCATTTTTTTAAGAACAAATAAAAAGCTAGTCCTTACAAAAGCAGGCGAAAAGATCTACGAACTGGCCAATGAAATCCTGAACAAACTTGCCGAAGCCGAAACTCAAATCAAACAAATGGTCTTTGGCGAACAGGGCGAAATCAGAATCAGTACCGAATGTTTCTCAAGTTACCATTGGCTTCCTTCCGTTTTAAAGCAATTTCATCTTTTATACCCAAATGTCGAATTGAAAATAGTAGCCGAAGCAACTCATATCCCGTTGCAAAAACTTCTAGAAAACACGATTGATATTGCCATTGTAAGCGATCAGATCAAAGACAGCAATATAAAATATCAAGAGCTTTTTCAGGACGAGGTTGTAATGGTCGTTTCTGAAAATCATGCTTGGGCAGGTAAAAAATATGTCGTTGCAGAAGATTTCATCAGCGAACATTTTATAATTCATTCGCTTCCGCTAGAAACGGTTACGATTCATCAGTTTCTTTTGGCTCCAGCCAAAGTAAACCCGAAGAAAATAACTCCAATGCCCTTGACAGAAGCTTCTCTAGAAATGGTAAAAGCCGATATGGGAGTCATGTCGATGGCAAAATGGGCATTTACGCCATATTTAAAAACCACTTCGCTTAAAGCCGTAAAAGTTGGAAAAAATGGTTTGAAAAGAAAACACTTCATTGCAACACGCGCTAATGAAAGTTATCCCGATTACTTTTATCATTTCATCAGCTTTTTGCAAAACGAAATCAACTTACAATGGAATATTCAATAA
- a CDS encoding GNAT family N-acetyltransferase, which yields MEYSIRNCEIRDLPKLLLLIQKHAEFEKAEFSPVGKEKGLKNALFSQNPKLYCLVVATEETIVGYASYTFDFSTWNAQNFLYMDCLFLEEETRGFGIGEILIEKLKEIGKHNNCVNIQWQTPEFNTRAIKFYNRMGAKGKDKVRFTLDLNP from the coding sequence ATGGAATATTCAATAAGAAACTGCGAAATTAGAGACTTGCCTAAACTATTGCTTTTAATTCAAAAACATGCCGAATTTGAAAAAGCAGAGTTTTCTCCTGTAGGAAAAGAAAAAGGTTTAAAAAATGCTTTATTTAGTCAAAATCCAAAACTATACTGTTTGGTTGTGGCTACAGAAGAAACTATTGTCGGTTATGCTTCTTATACTTTTGATTTTTCAACCTGGAATGCACAAAACTTTCTTTACATGGATTGTTTGTTTCTGGAAGAAGAAACGAGAGGTTTTGGTATTGGCGAAATCTTAATCGAGAAATTAAAAGAAATCGGAAAGCACAACAATTGTGTCAACATACAATGGCAAACTCCAGAATTCAATACAAGAGCGATTAAATTTTACAACAGAATGGGCGCAAAAGGAAAAGATAAAGTACGTTTTACTTTAGACTTAAATCCATAA
- a CDS encoding SDR family oxidoreductase, with amino-acid sequence MTKISILGCGWLGLPLAKTLISKGHSINGSTTSENKLSILKDAGINSFLVTVESESVSENTTFFLAESEILIIDIPPKLRTVDPNSEKKAFVEKIKNLIPFIAKSTVKKVLFVSSTSVYGDDNGLVTEERSPNPDTESGKQLVLAEKLLQDNQNFDTTILRFGGLIGEDRHPIKFLAGKENLDNPDAPINLIHQNDCIGIIDEIINQSKWNEVFNAVAPFHPTREDYYTQKAVEMNLPEPKFGSEKSNIKKVVSSEKIENYLNYKFCLDNY; translated from the coding sequence ATGACAAAAATTAGCATACTTGGTTGCGGTTGGCTCGGACTTCCTTTAGCAAAAACATTAATTTCAAAAGGACATTCCATAAACGGATCCACAACTTCAGAAAATAAACTTTCCATTTTAAAAGATGCAGGAATAAATTCATTTTTAGTAACTGTTGAAAGCGAAAGTGTTTCTGAAAATACCACATTTTTTTTAGCGGAAAGCGAAATATTAATCATAGACATTCCTCCAAAATTAAGAACAGTTGATCCTAATTCTGAGAAGAAGGCCTTTGTAGAAAAAATCAAGAATTTGATTCCGTTTATAGCAAAATCAACAGTTAAGAAAGTCCTTTTTGTAAGTTCAACATCGGTTTATGGAGATGATAATGGTTTGGTAACAGAAGAAAGGAGTCCAAATCCAGATACTGAAAGTGGCAAACAGTTAGTTTTAGCTGAAAAGCTTCTTCAAGACAATCAAAACTTCGACACTACAATTCTGCGTTTCGGCGGATTAATTGGTGAAGATCGTCATCCTATAAAGTTTTTAGCTGGAAAAGAAAACCTAGATAATCCTGATGCTCCAATCAATTTAATTCATCAAAACGATTGTATTGGCATTATTGACGAAATCATAAATCAATCCAAATGGAATGAAGTTTTTAATGCCGTTGCTCCTTTTCATCCAACAAGAGAAGACTATTATACTCAAAAAGCTGTAGAAATGAATTTGCCAGAACCAAAATTCGGTTCCGAAAAATCAAATATTAAAAAAGTGGTTTCTAGCGAAAAAATTGAAAACTATTTGAACTATAAATTCTGTTTAGATAATTATTAA
- a CDS encoding methylated-DNA--[protein]-cysteine S-methyltransferase: protein METVFINSPLGITKIIGDENGISVISVSDVGTNEASKEIPKVLQEAVSQLNEYFTGKRTDFDLKLNPQGTEFQQKVWKSLLEIPYGKTVSYMDQTKKLGDVKAIRAVASANGKNPLWIVVPCHRVIGTNGSLTGYAGGLSRKKWLLEHESPSQQQSLF from the coding sequence ATGGAAACAGTTTTCATCAATTCGCCTCTCGGAATCACCAAAATCATTGGAGATGAAAACGGTATTTCGGTAATTTCTGTTTCTGATGTTGGAACAAATGAAGCTTCTAAGGAAATTCCAAAGGTTTTACAAGAAGCAGTTTCGCAATTAAATGAATATTTTACAGGTAAAAGAACCGATTTTGATCTTAAACTAAATCCGCAAGGAACCGAATTTCAGCAGAAAGTCTGGAAATCTCTTTTAGAAATTCCCTACGGAAAAACGGTTAGTTATATGGATCAGACCAAAAAACTGGGCGATGTAAAAGCAATTCGTGCTGTAGCATCGGCAAATGGTAAAAATCCGCTTTGGATTGTGGTTCCCTGTCACCGCGTTATTGGCACAAACGGGTCTTTAACTGGATATGCCGGCGGATTGTCACGCAAAAAATGGCTTTTGGAACATGAAAGCCCTTCTCAACAGCAAAGCTTGTTTTAG
- a CDS encoding 3'-5' exonuclease, with amino-acid sequence MIEKINLNNILFLDIETVPEEENFNSLDAEMQSLWDLKTQYQRKDEFSPEEFYERAGIWAEFGKIICISVGFFTIKGDVRNFRVTSFFGEEKKILKDFSNLINNHFNQPQHLMCGHNSKEFDIPFIARRMIINQMPIPDKLNLFGKKPWEIPHLDTLELWKFGDYKHFTSLKLLTKILGVPSPKGDIDGSQVAHVYYVEKDIDRIITYCEKDTIAVAQIFLRLRREDLLIEDEIIHV; translated from the coding sequence ATGATTGAAAAAATAAACCTCAATAACATTTTATTTCTTGATATAGAAACTGTTCCTGAAGAAGAAAATTTCAATTCGCTTGACGCGGAAATGCAATCGCTTTGGGATTTAAAAACACAATATCAACGAAAAGACGAATTCTCTCCAGAAGAATTTTACGAACGAGCCGGAATTTGGGCCGAGTTCGGAAAGATAATCTGTATTTCGGTTGGCTTTTTTACCATCAAAGGAGATGTTCGAAATTTTAGAGTAACTTCTTTTTTTGGTGAAGAAAAGAAAATCTTAAAAGATTTTTCGAATCTGATCAACAATCACTTTAATCAGCCTCAGCATTTGATGTGTGGACATAATTCAAAAGAATTTGATATTCCGTTTATTGCCCGAAGAATGATCATCAATCAAATGCCAATTCCCGACAAATTGAATTTGTTCGGTAAAAAACCTTGGGAAATTCCGCATCTGGATACTCTCGAATTATGGAAATTTGGCGATTATAAGCATTTTACTTCTTTAAAATTGCTAACCAAGATTCTGGGAGTTCCATCGCCAAAAGGCGATATTGACGGAAGCCAAGTTGCTCACGTCTATTACGTAGAAAAAGACATTGATCGAATTATTACATATTGCGAAAAAGATACCATTGCTGTTGCGCAGATATTTCTTCGCTTACGTCGAGAAGATTTACTGATTGAGGATGAGATTATTCATGTGTGA